The Streptomyces sp. V4I8 genome includes the window CTCGGGACTGTACGTCCGTGGGGCCGTCGACAACCTGGAGTTCCCCGGCACCGACCCAGAGGTCAGGGCCCGGCTGGAGGAGGAGCTCGCGCTGCGCGGCTCCGGGGCGCTGCACGCCCGCCTGGCCGCCGCCGACCCCGAGGCCGCGCAGGCGATCCTGCCCAGCAACGGCCGCCGTATCGTCCGGGCTCTCGAGGTGATCGAGATCACCGGCAAGCCCTTCACCGCCAACCTGCCCGGCCATGACTCGATCTACGACACGGTCCAGATCGGCGTCGACGTGGCCCGTCCGGAGCTCGACGAGCGCATCGCGCGCCGGGTCGACCGGATGTGGGACGCCGGGCTCGTGGAAGAGGTCCGCGCGCTGGAGGCGCAGGGGTTGCGTGAGGGGCGTACGGCCTCGCGCGCGCTCGGCTACCAGCAGGTGCTCGCGGCGCTCGCGGGGGAGTGCACCCTCGAAGAGGCGCGGGCCGAGACCGTACGTGCCACCAAGCGCTTCGCGCGCCGCCAGGATTCATGGTTCAGGCGCGACCCGCGGGTGCACTGGCTAAGTGGGGCTGCGGCGGATCTCACAGAACTTCCGCATCTCGCACTGGCGTTGGTCGAACGACCGGTTACAGCCTGATCACGTGATGGCATCGGGACGCTCCGGCCGTCATCCCGGCCTTCGGTGCCATGCCATCATCGAGCTTCGATCGACCAAGTGGAGTCCGAGTTGGGAGGGCGCGTGGCGATGGAGGCCGGCCCTCGCGACACCGCACAAGGCACCGAGAACGTCACCGCTGACCGGGACGAACCGGAGCGGGACGGCGACCGCCTGAGCCCCGACGGGCCGGACGGGATCGACGAGACCGAGGGCGGCGTCACCGACGACGGCCCCGAGCCCGAGGAGATGTACGCGAGCGGCCCGGAAGTCGAGGTCGAGCTGCGTCCGCAGCGCCGACTGCGCATCTGGCAGCTCGCGCCCATCGTGTCCCTGGCCGCGGTCGGCTCCCTGATGTTCGCGTTCCCGCTGGCCTTCGATTTCGGCGACAGCGGGGCCGTGATCGCCATGCTGGGGCTGCTGATCTGCTCCTGCGCGGCAGGCTGGGGCATGATGGCCGCCCGCCGGGTGGGCTACACCTGGCCCGGACTGCCGCAGCGGGGCTCCGGGTGCAGACCGGACTGGCGGGTCGTGATGGCGTACGTCCTGCTCGTCGCCGCGATTGTCGTCCTGGCCGTGTGGCGAGTCGCTCGCCTGCGATGAGGACTCTCTTTACGGCGGTGAGGGCTCTCTTTACGGGTCTGTCGTAGGGGCACCGTACGATCGAGGAATGAGCACGCGGATCGCCTTCCTCAAGGGTCACGGCACCGAGAACGACTTCGTGATCGTCCCGGACCCCGAGAACGTCATCGACCTGCCCCCGGCCGCCGTCGCCGCGCTGTGCGACCGCCGCGCGGGCATCGGTGGTGACGGCCTGCTGCACGTCGTGCGGTCCGCGGCGCACCCCGAGGCCAAGGACATGGCGGCCGAGGCCGAGTGGTTCATGGACTACCGCAACGGCGACGGCTCGATCGCGGAGATGTGCGGCAACGGCGTGCGCGTCTTCGCGCGCTACCTCCAGCGCGCCGGATACGCCTCCGAGGGCGATCTCGCGGTCGCCACGCGCGGGGGCGTGAAGACCGTGCACATCGCCAAGACCGCCTCCCATGGCGGCGCCGACGCGGGTGACATCACGGTCGGCATGGGCAAGGCGCTGCTCCCCGAAGGGGACGTCACGGTCAGCGTCGGTGAGCGCAGCTGGCCCGCGCGGAACGTGAACATGGGCAACCCGCACGCGGTCGCCTTCGTGGACGACCTCGCGCACGCCGGCGACCTGTACTCCGCGCCGCCGTTCAGCCCGGCCTCGGCCTACCCGGACGGGGTCAACGTGGAGTTCGTGGTCGACCGAGGACCCCGGCACGTGGCGCTGCGCGTGCACGAGCGCGGTGCCGGCGAGACCCGGTCGTGCGGCACGGGCGCGTGCGCCGTCGCCGTGGCCACCGCGCGACGGGACGGGGCCGACCCGGCGGTCACCGGCACCCCCGCGACGTACACCGTCGATGTTCCGGGCGGCACCCTGGTGATCACCGAGCAGCCCGACGGCGAGATCGAGATGACCGGCCCCGCGGTGATCGTGGCCGAGGGTGAGATCGATGGGGCGTGGCTGGAAACGTTCGTTAGCTGAGCGATTCCGTGGTTCGGCATCCGAGCCCGGAGCGGGTCGTCGCCCGGGAGTGAGGCGGTCGCAGCCCTGAGTTCGTTCGAAATCGCGAACAGTGGCCTGCCGTGTGGCGCAAACACGTAAACCCATGAACCCTCGCTCGAATGGGTGATCCGTTTCACGCTCGGCGAGAGGCGGTCAGTCGCACGTGATGGGCTCGGTAGCATCAAGCACCGGCCCGGACGGGGGAGATGTCGCCATCCCCTGAGCCGTGTCCGCCATGGGGCACCCCGTTCGCCGGTCCACGCAGCCGGAGGTGCCCATGAGTGCGGAGGCCACGAATCCCGCGACGCCAGGCCCGGTAGCGGGCGCGATGACGCCTGCGGTGCCTCGCAGGAAGGCCCGCGCCCGCATCGACCTGCGCCGTCTCGGCCGGGCGGCGTTGCTCGGCCCCGCCTCGCGCGGTCGGCTGCCCGATGCGATCGGCCATGTCGTCGACGCCCACCGGGCCCACCATCCCGACGCCGACCTCGAACCGCTGCGCCGCGCCTATGTGCTGGCCGAGTCCTCGCACCGCGGCCAGATGCGCAAGAGCGGCGAGCCGTACATCACCCACCCGCTCGCGGTGACCCTGATCCTCGCCGAACTCGGCGCCGAGACCACGACCTTGACGGCCTCTCTGCTCCACGACACCGTCGAGGACACGGACGTGACGCTCGATCAGGTCGGCGAGCAGTTCGGCGCGGAGGTCCGCTTCCTCGTCGACGGCGTGACGAAGCTGGAGAAGGTCGACTACGGCGCCGCCGCCGAGCCCGAGACCTTCCGCAAGATGCTCGTCGCCACCGGCAACGACGTCCGCGTGATGTCGATCAAACTCGCCGACCGGCTGCACAACATGCGCACCCTCGGCGTGATGCGCCCCGAGAAACAGGCCCGCATCGCCAAGGTCACCCGTGACGTCCTCATCCCACTCGCCGAGCGACTCGGCGTCCAGGCGCTCAAGACGGAGCTGGAGGACCTCGTCTTCGCGATCCTGCACCCCGAGGAGTACGAGCACACCCGGGAGCTGATCGCCGAAAACGCCTCGCGCGCCGACGATCCGCTCGCGGAGATGGTCGACGAGATGCGCACGGTCCTGCGCGAGGCCGACATCCCGGCCGAAGTCCTCATCCGGCCGCGGCACTTCGTCTCCGTGCACCGCGTGTCCCGCAAGCGCGGCCGGCTGCGCGGCGCCGACTTCGGGCGGCTGCTGGTGCTGGTGAACGAGGACGCGGACTGTTACGGCGTCCTGGGCGAACTGCACACCTGTATGACGCCCGTCGTCTCGGAGTTCAAGGACTTCATCGCCGTCCCCAAGTTCAACCTGTACCAGTCGCTGCACACGGCCGTCGCCCGCGCGGACGGCCAGGTCGCCGAAGTCCTCATCCGCACCCACCAGATGCACAAGGTCGCCGAGGCCGGTGTCGTCGCGCTCGGCAATCCCTACGCTCCTCCTTCGGAGGAGCAGGTCGCCGCCGGCGACGGCGAGCGCGCCGACCCCACGCGCCCCGGCTGGCTCTCCCGCCTCCTCGACTGGCAGGAGGCCGCTCCCGACCCGGACACCTTCTGGTCCACCCTGCGCGAGGACCTCGCCCAGGACCGCGAGATCACCGTCTTCCGGCCCGACGGCGGCACCCTGGGCCTGCCCGAGGGCGCGACCTGTGTGGACGCCGCGTACGCGCAGTACGGCGAGGACGCGCACGCGTGCATCGGCGCCCGCGTCAACGGCCGCCTGGCGACCCTCAGCACGGTTCTGCGGGACGGCGACACCGTCCAGCTCCTCATGGGCCAGGACCCTGCCTCGGAGCCCTCCAGGGAGTGGCTGGAGCACGCTCACACGGCCGCCGCCCGGATCGCCATCCAACGGTGGCTGGCCGCGCACCCCGCGCACGGGGACTCGGAGGTCAAGGACGCCGAGGTGGCCTTCCGGGGGGCGGCGGAGGGGTCCCTGTATCAGGCGGCTGCCCCGGAGGGGCCGGCGCTGCGGTTGGGCGCGGAGGGTCCGGCCGGTCGGTCCGGCGGCGGCAACGTACTCGTCGACCGAGCCGGCGCGACCGTACGCCTCGCCGGCTGCTGCACCCCCGTACCGCCCGACGACGTCACCGGATTCGCCGTGCGCGGCGGCGTGGTGACGGTTCATCGCGTCGAGTGCTCCGCGGTGGCACGGATGAAAGGCACCGGGCGCGCCGAGGTCGGCGTGCGCTGGGGGGACACCACCGAGTGCCGGGTCACCCTGGTCGCCGAATCGTTCGTTCGCCCCCACTTGCTGGCAGACCTCACGGAGGCCATGGCCCAAGAGGGCGCGGAGATCGTCTCGGCGACGGTCGAACCCCCGTCCCAGCAGCGCGTACGCCACACGTACACGGTCGAACTCCCGGACGCGGCGATGCTGCCGGGGCTCATGCGGGCCATGCGGAACGTGGG containing:
- the miaA gene encoding tRNA (adenosine(37)-N6)-dimethylallyltransferase MiaA, translating into MSSAPLAPRVIAVVGPTAAGKSDLGVFLARQLGGEVVNADSMQLYRGMDIGTAKLTPEERAGVPHHLLDIWDVTITASVAEYQRLARERIDALLAEGRWPILVGGSGLYVRGAVDNLEFPGTDPEVRARLEEELALRGSGALHARLAAADPEAAQAILPSNGRRIVRALEVIEITGKPFTANLPGHDSIYDTVQIGVDVARPELDERIARRVDRMWDAGLVEEVRALEAQGLREGRTASRALGYQQVLAALAGECTLEEARAETVRATKRFARRQDSWFRRDPRVHWLSGAAADLTELPHLALALVERPVTA
- the dapF gene encoding diaminopimelate epimerase encodes the protein MSTRIAFLKGHGTENDFVIVPDPENVIDLPPAAVAALCDRRAGIGGDGLLHVVRSAAHPEAKDMAAEAEWFMDYRNGDGSIAEMCGNGVRVFARYLQRAGYASEGDLAVATRGGVKTVHIAKTASHGGADAGDITVGMGKALLPEGDVTVSVGERSWPARNVNMGNPHAVAFVDDLAHAGDLYSAPPFSPASAYPDGVNVEFVVDRGPRHVALRVHERGAGETRSCGTGACAVAVATARRDGADPAVTGTPATYTVDVPGGTLVITEQPDGEIEMTGPAVIVAEGEIDGAWLETFVS
- a CDS encoding bifunctional (p)ppGpp synthetase/guanosine-3',5'-bis(diphosphate) 3'-pyrophosphohydrolase, with the translated sequence MSAEATNPATPGPVAGAMTPAVPRRKARARIDLRRLGRAALLGPASRGRLPDAIGHVVDAHRAHHPDADLEPLRRAYVLAESSHRGQMRKSGEPYITHPLAVTLILAELGAETTTLTASLLHDTVEDTDVTLDQVGEQFGAEVRFLVDGVTKLEKVDYGAAAEPETFRKMLVATGNDVRVMSIKLADRLHNMRTLGVMRPEKQARIAKVTRDVLIPLAERLGVQALKTELEDLVFAILHPEEYEHTRELIAENASRADDPLAEMVDEMRTVLREADIPAEVLIRPRHFVSVHRVSRKRGRLRGADFGRLLVLVNEDADCYGVLGELHTCMTPVVSEFKDFIAVPKFNLYQSLHTAVARADGQVAEVLIRTHQMHKVAEAGVVALGNPYAPPSEEQVAAGDGERADPTRPGWLSRLLDWQEAAPDPDTFWSTLREDLAQDREITVFRPDGGTLGLPEGATCVDAAYAQYGEDAHACIGARVNGRLATLSTVLRDGDTVQLLMGQDPASEPSREWLEHAHTAAARIAIQRWLAAHPAHGDSEVKDAEVAFRGAAEGSLYQAAAPEGPALRLGAEGPAGRSGGGNVLVDRAGATVRLAGCCTPVPPDDVTGFAVRGGVVTVHRVECSAVARMKGTGRAEVGVRWGDTTECRVTLVAESFVRPHLLADLTEAMAQEGAEIVSATVEPPSQQRVRHTYTVELPDAAMLPGLMRAMRNVGGVYDVSRAQPQTQGA